A region of Paenibacillus thiaminolyticus DNA encodes the following proteins:
- a CDS encoding B12-binding domain-containing radical SAM protein: MKTIVAAINAKYIHTALSLRLLKAYAEDEFEIVMAEYTIKDPVLHIAADLYNRKPDVVGFSCYIWNIEATLAVARILKQVLPDVRIVLGGPEVSFDPGYFLGREPAVDIVVMGEGEAVFKALLNCFADGLPVDTVAGIAWREGKEIRVNPPQAKLDLEHHVPSPYRFEADRAELGKRIVYFETSRGCPFNCQFCLSSTETGVRFFDKERVKADLKYLIQAGARTIKFLDRTFNINRDYALDIFQFLINHHDGCVFQFEITADIMRPEVLEFLNKEAPPGIFRFEIGIQSTNEETNRLVKRRQNWDKLCRTVRLIKEGSKIDQHLDLIAGLPGEDYASFKKTFNDVFALRPEELQLGFLKLLRGTGLRADAAQYGYKYMEHAPYEMLKNDVLPFSDVLRIKRVEDILEKYWNSHRADYTVNYLTQRSFATPYDFFQQFGDDWAGQGWERIGHQLHDLFLRLEQFLERTQVPDLDVIRSLMRLDYMLQHRHKPRTLWWTSPSKAEVGAWMKRLADAPEQLHAGFGSLELTEQALHKHAMVDLWPCDAVRLVETGEVDRSVPSAVIVLFGEAAAAAERGQLPRWYACPAALNGQAIYGNK; this comes from the coding sequence ATGAAGACGATTGTCGCTGCGATCAATGCAAAATATATACACACCGCGCTGTCGCTGCGCCTGTTGAAGGCATATGCAGAGGATGAATTCGAGATAGTTATGGCGGAGTACACGATTAAGGACCCGGTGCTCCATATTGCGGCCGACTTGTATAACCGGAAGCCGGATGTGGTTGGCTTCTCTTGTTATATATGGAATATCGAAGCGACGCTGGCTGTAGCCCGGATCTTGAAGCAGGTGCTGCCCGATGTCCGCATCGTGCTCGGGGGACCGGAGGTATCCTTCGACCCGGGCTATTTTCTTGGGCGGGAGCCGGCCGTCGATATTGTCGTGATGGGCGAAGGCGAGGCAGTATTCAAAGCGCTGCTCAACTGCTTCGCCGATGGCCTGCCGGTCGACACAGTGGCAGGGATCGCTTGGCGGGAGGGCAAAGAAATCCGCGTCAATCCGCCACAGGCCAAGCTGGACCTGGAGCACCATGTGCCGTCTCCATACCGATTTGAAGCCGATCGGGCCGAGCTCGGGAAGCGCATCGTTTATTTCGAGACGAGCCGCGGCTGTCCGTTCAACTGCCAGTTCTGCCTGTCCAGTACAGAAACGGGAGTCCGTTTTTTCGACAAGGAGCGGGTGAAGGCCGATTTGAAGTATTTGATCCAGGCAGGAGCGCGCACCATCAAGTTCCTCGATCGCACGTTCAATATTAACCGCGATTATGCGCTCGATATTTTCCAGTTTTTGATCAATCATCACGACGGTTGCGTGTTCCAATTCGAGATTACCGCCGACATTATGCGGCCGGAGGTGCTGGAGTTCCTTAACAAGGAGGCTCCGCCCGGCATCTTTCGCTTCGAGATCGGCATCCAGTCGACGAATGAGGAGACGAACCGGCTCGTCAAGCGCCGTCAAAATTGGGATAAGCTGTGCCGCACCGTGCGCCTTATTAAGGAGGGAAGCAAAATCGATCAGCATCTCGATTTAATCGCCGGGCTTCCGGGAGAGGACTATGCGTCCTTCAAGAAGACGTTCAATGATGTCTTCGCGCTCCGGCCCGAGGAGCTGCAGCTCGGCTTCCTGAAGCTGCTGCGCGGTACAGGCTTGCGGGCGGATGCCGCCCAGTATGGCTATAAATATATGGAGCACGCCCCCTATGAAATGCTGAAGAACGATGTCCTCCCGTTCTCGGATGTCCTGCGCATTAAGCGGGTAGAGGATATTTTAGAAAAGTATTGGAATTCGCATCGAGCTGATTATACCGTCAATTATTTGACACAGCGTTCGTTTGCGACGCCGTATGATTTTTTTCAACAGTTCGGAGATGACTGGGCGGGGCAGGGCTGGGAGCGCATCGGCCATCAGCTGCATGATCTGTTCCTTCGCCTGGAGCAATTTCTGGAGCGGACGCAGGTGCCGGATCTGGACGTTATTCGCAGTCTGATGCGGTTGGATTATATGCTGCAGCATCGCCATAAGCCACGCACCCTCTGGTGGACATCCCCGTCGAAGGCGGAGGTTGGGGCTTGGATGAAGCGGTTGGCGGATGCGCCTGAGCAGCTCCATGCCGGCTTCGGCAGCCTGGAGTTGACCGAGCAGGCGCTGCACAAGCATGCCATGGTAGACCTGTGGCCATGTGATGCTGTCCGCCTGGTGGAGACGGGAGAAGTGGATCGTTCCGTCCCGAGCGCCGTGATCGTCCTCTTTGGAGAGGCGGCGGCTGCAGCGGAACGGGGCCAATTGCCCCGTTGGTATGCTTGCCCTGCGGCTCTCAATGGACAAGCAATTTATGGAAATAAATAA
- a CDS encoding ribokinase yields MKKICIVGSLNTDIIMQTQKYPTRGENTVGQHAVVLSGGKGGNAATAVCRLGKEAVLISSVGQDYYGDTMLTDLTESGINISYIKRTPLSHTGLTTIIIDESAERTMVVAPGANMQLTAQDIIDHGQEIQQCSVLLVQLEVAEEAVVQAMKIAKEAGLLVIIDPAPADGITMQAIRYADILIPNEQETKHMTGIEVNSVDDALQAAKYFQLLGIEKSIIKMGHRGALVYTPSQWQFIEAIPVDAVDTVVGDTFSGALACSLSEGNDLFQAAWFATVVSALKVTRLGPRDGIPTMAEVEAFMTARNLQQPYLPS; encoded by the coding sequence ATGAAAAAGATTTGTATTGTCGGAAGTTTGAACACGGACATTATTATGCAGACGCAGAAGTACCCGACGCGGGGAGAGAATACCGTGGGCCAACATGCGGTCGTGCTCTCCGGGGGAAAAGGCGGGAACGCCGCGACGGCCGTCTGCAGGCTCGGCAAGGAAGCGGTCCTGATCAGCTCCGTCGGCCAGGATTATTATGGCGATACGATGTTAACCGACTTGACTGAGAGCGGTATTAATATTTCCTATATCAAGCGCACGCCCCTGAGCCATACGGGGCTTACGACGATTATTATCGACGAGTCAGCCGAGCGGACGATGGTAGTGGCGCCGGGAGCGAACATGCAGCTGACGGCTCAGGACATTATCGATCACGGCCAGGAAATTCAGCAATGCAGCGTGCTTCTCGTACAGCTGGAGGTTGCTGAAGAAGCTGTGGTTCAAGCAATGAAAATAGCCAAAGAAGCGGGATTGCTGGTGATCATCGATCCGGCGCCGGCGGACGGGATTACGATGCAGGCGATTCGCTACGCCGATATTCTGATTCCGAACGAGCAAGAGACGAAGCATATGACAGGGATTGAAGTGAACAGCGTGGATGATGCGCTTCAGGCAGCGAAATATTTTCAACTGTTAGGCATTGAGAAGAGCATTATCAAAATGGGCCATCGGGGCGCGCTTGTCTATACGCCGAGCCAATGGCAATTCATCGAAGCGATTCCCGTCGATGCGGTAGATACGGTCGTCGGAGACACCTTCTCAGGCGCATTGGCTTGTTCCCTGTCGGAAGGTAACGACTTGTTCCAGGCAGCATGGTTCGCAACCGTGGTCAGTGCCTTGAAGGTGACGAGACTTGGACCGCGGGATGGCATACCTACCATGGCCGAAGTCGAAGCCTTCATGACAGCGCGCAATCTGCAGCAGCCATACTTGCCTTCATAA
- a CDS encoding ABC transporter permease, which produces MKLSKEWMLGLFFLGLFIIMAIFVPGFIDPYNLTSMLYQLPELGILSLGMMVVVLTAGIDLSITYLAALSGVVMAYALTAGLPVPVAMIAGVIAALIGGLLNGFFVAVIGVSPILVTLGTMTLFKGIILLITKGNSVSGFPDSYSFIGNGDVLGIPFPMILFAIVALLAWYLLNKTVWGRTVYMAGNNPIATLFSGVNTKKVIMYVYLFSALMAAIAAIIMTSRYNSAKVDLGSSYQLQSIAVAVLGGTSISGGYGKVIGVIFGTATFQVLSSGLNLLGVPGMVINILIGVVLLAVLLINFFTAKYKHNQLKKAA; this is translated from the coding sequence GTGAAGCTTTCAAAGGAATGGATGTTAGGGCTCTTTTTTCTCGGATTATTCATCATTATGGCCATTTTCGTACCGGGCTTTATCGATCCTTACAATTTAACCAGCATGCTCTATCAGCTTCCCGAGTTGGGTATTTTGTCCCTGGGCATGATGGTTGTCGTCCTGACGGCGGGGATCGATCTTTCTATCACGTATTTGGCCGCACTATCGGGCGTCGTGATGGCTTATGCACTGACTGCGGGATTGCCGGTTCCTGTCGCCATGATTGCGGGTGTCATTGCGGCGCTTATCGGCGGCTTGCTCAATGGATTCTTCGTTGCCGTTATCGGGGTATCGCCGATTCTGGTTACGCTCGGCACGATGACCTTATTCAAGGGCATTATTCTGCTTATCACCAAAGGGAACAGCGTCTCTGGATTCCCCGATAGCTATTCGTTCATTGGCAACGGCGATGTGCTGGGCATTCCGTTCCCGATGATTCTATTCGCCATCGTGGCGCTGCTGGCGTGGTACCTGCTCAATAAAACCGTATGGGGACGCACCGTCTACATGGCCGGCAACAATCCGATCGCGACGCTATTCTCCGGGGTGAACACCAAGAAAGTCATCATGTACGTGTACCTGTTCTCCGCCTTGATGGCCGCCATCGCCGCCATTATTATGACGAGCCGCTACAACTCGGCCAAAGTCGATCTGGGAAGCTCTTATCAGCTGCAAAGCATTGCGGTTGCCGTGCTCGGCGGAACGAGCATCTCCGGCGGCTATGGCAAAGTAATTGGCGTTATTTTCGGAACGGCGACGTTCCAGGTGCTGTCCAGCGGCCTGAATTTGCTGGGCGTGCCGGGGATGGTCATCAACATCCTGATCGGCGTTGTCTTGCTTGCCGTGCTGCTGATTAACTTTTTTACGGCGAAGTACAAGCACAACCAGTTAAAGAAAGCAGCCTAA
- a CDS encoding DeoR/GlpR family DNA-binding transcription regulator — protein sequence MKKSRLAVERQKEIYNTISQVGTVYVANLSKKFNVTKETIRKDLEALEKEGLVQRTHGGAVLNHKMPVQRHMTNVDVKSSIAREAAQLVEKGDIIALDSSDFSLQLAKQLRDREITVITNSIPITLELLNQDHIRLITIGGYVNQQFSSFVGAIAENAIDTYHVGKYFLSCSGFDLDHGIFENHEMEAQVKRKFLKVTDEVILMADHAQFGRKSLTSLAGLGQVDKLIVDHGLPIHNLTALRSAGVNIVLAN from the coding sequence ATGAAGAAGAGCCGGTTAGCGGTAGAGCGGCAGAAGGAGATTTATAACACGATCAGCCAGGTCGGGACGGTCTACGTCGCCAACTTGAGCAAGAAGTTCAATGTGACGAAAGAGACGATCCGCAAAGATCTGGAGGCGCTGGAGAAGGAAGGGCTCGTGCAGCGCACGCATGGCGGAGCGGTGTTGAATCATAAGATGCCGGTCCAGCGCCATATGACGAATGTGGACGTGAAGAGCTCCATCGCCAGAGAAGCGGCGCAGCTCGTGGAGAAGGGCGATATCATCGCCTTGGATAGCAGCGATTTTTCTTTGCAGCTGGCCAAGCAATTGCGGGACCGCGAGATTACCGTCATTACGAATTCGATTCCGATTACGCTGGAGCTTCTGAATCAGGACCATATTCGCTTAATTACGATCGGCGGATATGTGAATCAGCAGTTCTCCTCTTTTGTGGGCGCGATTGCGGAGAATGCAATCGATACGTACCATGTGGGCAAATACTTTTTATCCTGCAGCGGCTTTGATTTGGATCATGGCATTTTTGAAAACCATGAGATGGAAGCTCAAGTCAAACGCAAGTTTTTAAAGGTGACCGATGAAGTCATCCTGATGGCGGATCATGCGCAATTCGGCCGTAAATCATTGACCAGTCTGGCGGGATTGGGGCAGGTGGACAAGCTGATCGTCGATCACGGACTGCCGATTCACAATCTTACCGCGCTGCGAAGCGCAGGAGTTAATATCGTTTTAGCGAATTGA
- a CDS encoding DUF3006 domain-containing protein has product MIKGIIDRFECDLAVIEVEGHTVEYPKYLLPAEAEAGDVVIINGNQFTLDKEETKKRKQEIDELMNDLFED; this is encoded by the coding sequence ATGATCAAAGGGATAATCGACCGCTTCGAATGCGATCTGGCCGTGATTGAAGTTGAGGGCCATACCGTTGAGTATCCGAAATATTTGCTGCCGGCAGAAGCCGAGGCAGGGGACGTCGTAATCATTAACGGCAATCAGTTCACCCTCGATAAAGAAGAAACGAAGAAACGAAAACAAGAAATCGATGAGCTGATGAATGACCTGTTCGAGGATTAA
- a CDS encoding MBL fold metallo-hydrolase — MRRAYVSIALVFSLLCALFSPALLAHPGKTDANGGHTCRTNCAQWGLKDGEYHYHNKDGSIRKANNSKPASKEAGTALILPQKQKAGTLQVYYLDVGQGDSTYIRTPQGQHILIDGGDNDKGQDVVAYLKHLGVKQLDVVIATHPDADHIGGLDDVLNSFKVGAVYAPKVSHTTQTFEDFLKAVKKQKLGIKTAKSGVAIPLKGVTAEFVAPVKEYGKDLNEWSAVLHLKYKETSFLFTGDAEAKSEADMLEHPDKLRADVLKVGHHGSETSTSQKFLSAVQPTYAVISAGTDNKYGHPKKATMDRLKKASVKTFRTDTQGTITAISDGKKIKFETVR; from the coding sequence ATGAGAAGAGCATACGTATCGATAGCGCTTGTGTTTTCACTGCTTTGCGCACTTTTTTCCCCTGCCCTGCTGGCACATCCCGGCAAGACCGATGCGAACGGCGGCCACACCTGCCGTACGAACTGCGCACAATGGGGCTTGAAAGACGGGGAGTACCATTATCATAACAAGGATGGAAGCATAAGAAAGGCCAATAATTCTAAACCGGCTTCCAAAGAAGCCGGCACGGCACTGATTCTCCCTCAAAAGCAAAAGGCCGGCACGCTGCAAGTCTACTATTTGGATGTCGGACAGGGAGATTCCACATACATAAGAACGCCGCAAGGACAGCATATCCTGATCGACGGCGGGGACAATGATAAAGGGCAGGATGTCGTGGCATACCTCAAGCATCTTGGCGTCAAGCAGCTTGACGTGGTCATTGCGACACATCCGGATGCCGATCATATCGGCGGTCTGGACGACGTGCTTAACTCTTTCAAGGTCGGAGCCGTCTACGCCCCGAAAGTGTCCCATACAACGCAAACCTTCGAGGACTTTTTGAAAGCCGTCAAAAAGCAAAAACTGGGGATTAAGACGGCCAAAAGCGGAGTCGCCATTCCGCTGAAAGGCGTAACGGCTGAATTTGTCGCTCCCGTTAAGGAATATGGCAAGGATTTAAACGAATGGAGCGCCGTGTTACACTTGAAGTACAAAGAGACTTCATTCCTATTTACCGGCGATGCCGAAGCCAAAAGCGAGGCAGATATGCTGGAGCATCCGGACAAGCTGCGCGCCGATGTGCTGAAGGTGGGCCATCACGGCTCGGAGACATCGACGTCCCAGAAGTTTCTGTCCGCCGTACAGCCAACCTACGCGGTAATTAGCGCGGGAACGGACAATAAGTATGGCCATCCCAAAAAAGCAACGATGGACAGGCTCAAGAAAGCAAGCGTGAAGACATTCCGCACAGACACGCAAGGAACAATTACCGCTATCAGCGATGGCAAAAAAATAAAGTTCGAGACAGTGAGGTAA
- a CDS encoding barstar family protein, translating to MDFKFSLLDDDSELIIGYCNDIAGLDGSGYINESSKHRILLKQFIFCNEFKEYIVRRKESFCRLVYICIVDRNKDILANFSFAIDDNIYYHKEGFPSSPTDLSLIGSLESIVSNEELGIWELWRNSPPSKINEWAKLNENGRRAWLKVVTKSNLNKVFLDSKETKEETFYLDGAHIRDYASFFCALGESINGPGGYFGFDFNSLIDCLHGGFGAVSPFTLIWTNYKVAEHCLDVQAWEKEIKYRSNEYSGEEPFFVDFLLAPSFMQDTTFNLDWLQTSQGFFLKRYEYTR from the coding sequence TTGGATTTTAAGTTCTCACTTCTAGATGATGACAGTGAACTAATAATTGGATATTGTAACGATATCGCAGGACTAGATGGTTCTGGGTATATAAATGAGAGTTCAAAGCATCGAATTTTATTAAAACAATTTATTTTTTGTAATGAGTTTAAAGAATATATTGTACGAAGAAAAGAGTCTTTTTGCAGGCTGGTGTATATATGCATAGTTGATAGAAATAAGGATATTCTCGCAAACTTCTCTTTTGCAATTGATGACAATATATACTATCACAAGGAGGGCTTTCCTAGCTCGCCAACTGATCTTAGTTTGATTGGGTCATTAGAAAGTATTGTGTCGAATGAAGAACTTGGAATCTGGGAGTTGTGGCGAAACTCCCCTCCATCGAAAATTAACGAATGGGCAAAACTGAATGAAAATGGGAGGAGAGCCTGGTTAAAAGTTGTAACTAAGTCTAACCTAAATAAGGTATTTTTAGATAGCAAAGAAACAAAAGAAGAGACATTTTATTTAGATGGTGCACATATTCGTGACTATGCTTCATTTTTTTGTGCTTTAGGAGAATCCATTAATGGTCCAGGGGGTTATTTTGGTTTTGATTTTAATTCCTTAATTGATTGTCTACATGGTGGTTTTGGGGCAGTATCACCATTTACTCTAATATGGACAAATTACAAAGTAGCAGAACATTGTTTGGATGTTCAGGCTTGGGAAAAAGAAATCAAATATAGAAGCAATGAATATTCGGGAGAAGAGCCTTTTTTTGTCGATTTTTTGCTTGCTCCCAGTTTCATGCAGGATACCACTTTCAACCTTGATTGGCTTCAAACCTCTCAAGGCTTCTTTCTTAAGAGATATGAATACACTCGCTAA
- a CDS encoding ABC transporter permease: protein MTRLFQKKEFGIGLIVILLALVLSIVNPVFLTGENLLDILKANSVLGILAVGMTLIIITGGIDVSVAAVTAAVTVVIGKLAVAMQASSWSILAIFIVAPLVGACFGFVNGILVAKTKIPPIVTSLGTMSILSGITLYVTNGEYMNSSMLPASFIHFSNLKIAGVSILIIIFLLTVLITWFVMKYLAIGRSILSFGGNPVSAMRVGINLTKVQIFVYTYMGFLAGIAAIVQTAYTKGVDPNGFAGFELTVIAAVVLGGANILGGSGSMLGSFLGVLLLGIMQNGLILAKINTFWQEIIVGAIILLAVSYDMIKRKREERNLSKVEVEG, encoded by the coding sequence ATGACACGGCTATTTCAGAAAAAAGAGTTCGGCATCGGTCTTATCGTCATTCTTCTGGCGCTGGTTCTATCGATTGTGAATCCGGTTTTTTTAACGGGTGAAAATCTTCTTGATATTTTGAAAGCGAATTCAGTTCTTGGCATTCTGGCGGTGGGGATGACGCTCATCATTATTACCGGCGGAATCGACGTCTCGGTCGCAGCCGTAACGGCGGCAGTGACGGTGGTCATCGGCAAGCTGGCGGTGGCGATGCAGGCCAGCTCGTGGAGCATCTTGGCGATCTTTATCGTGGCTCCTCTCGTCGGCGCGTGCTTCGGGTTCGTCAACGGGATATTAGTCGCCAAGACGAAAATTCCGCCGATTGTTACCTCACTGGGGACGATGAGCATTCTGTCCGGAATTACGCTGTACGTCACGAACGGCGAATATATGAACAGCAGCATGCTGCCGGCAAGCTTCATCCATTTCTCGAATCTAAAAATAGCGGGCGTGTCGATCCTGATTATTATTTTCCTGCTGACCGTGCTGATTACGTGGTTCGTGATGAAATATTTGGCTATCGGCAGGTCGATTCTTTCCTTCGGCGGTAATCCGGTGTCTGCGATGCGTGTCGGAATTAACTTGACGAAGGTGCAAATTTTCGTCTACACGTATATGGGCTTTCTTGCGGGGATTGCGGCCATTGTCCAGACCGCCTACACCAAAGGGGTGGACCCGAACGGATTCGCCGGCTTCGAATTGACTGTCATTGCCGCGGTCGTGCTGGGCGGAGCGAATATACTCGGCGGTTCGGGCTCGATGCTCGGTTCGTTCTTGGGCGTCCTGCTGCTTGGGATTATGCAAAATGGCCTTATCTTGGCCAAAATCAACACATTCTGGCAAGAGATCATCGTTGGGGCCATCATTTTGCTCGCCGTATCCTACGACATGATCAAGCGGAAGCGGGAAGAGCGGAATCTGTCCAAAGTTGAAGTCGAGGGATAG
- a CDS encoding sugar ABC transporter ATP-binding protein translates to MSQTLLEIKDMSKTFPGVKALSQVQLEVRPGEVHALIGENGAGKSTLIKILAGVEQPDAGSTFLFEGKPANISKPIDATLKGISIIYQDLSLFPNLSVAENICAGREAEKGGFHFIRWGEMRRIAKETLQGLGFDIDVNVTLEKLSIAKQQLVAIARAIAFDAKLIIMDEPTSSLSAGEVELLYNVIADLKRKGIAILFVSHKMEELFKVSDRFTVLRDGKFVGTYDKEELNEEKLIHLMVGRKLESMEREEHACGEALLHVSGLSKKGNFKNISFTLHRGEIVAMTGLVGSGRTEVAHALFGLQSVDSGTIMLGGQPVHMTSTVKAVKHGIAYVPESRQKEGLVLQQSIVRNTSLTILKSLTNAFGSIQEKRELELAQQYIESLDIRPNLPFLDTGNMSGGNQQKVVIAKWLASNPKILIVDEPTNGIDIGAKREIHKLLRQLAREGMAILVISSDLSEVLAVSDRILVMRKGTIAGELPHREATQEKIMNLALLGTHIHEPADPNEMKQGDEIFI, encoded by the coding sequence GTGAGCCAGACACTACTGGAGATCAAAGACATGAGCAAGACATTCCCTGGCGTGAAGGCGCTGAGTCAAGTGCAGTTGGAAGTCAGACCAGGTGAAGTGCACGCCCTGATTGGCGAGAATGGGGCCGGGAAATCGACGCTGATCAAAATTTTGGCGGGGGTGGAACAGCCCGACGCCGGCAGCACCTTCCTGTTCGAAGGGAAGCCGGCCAATATTTCGAAGCCGATCGATGCGACGTTGAAAGGCATCTCGATTATTTATCAGGATCTGAGCTTATTTCCGAATCTGAGCGTTGCAGAAAATATTTGCGCCGGCCGCGAGGCGGAGAAAGGCGGGTTCCATTTCATCAGATGGGGGGAGATGCGGCGAATTGCCAAAGAGACGCTGCAAGGCTTAGGCTTCGACATTGATGTCAATGTGACGCTGGAGAAGCTGAGCATCGCCAAGCAGCAGCTTGTCGCGATTGCCAGGGCGATTGCCTTCGATGCGAAGCTGATTATTATGGACGAGCCTACCTCATCGCTCTCCGCCGGGGAAGTGGAGCTGCTCTACAACGTCATTGCCGATCTGAAACGCAAGGGGATCGCCATCCTATTCGTCAGCCATAAGATGGAGGAACTGTTCAAGGTATCCGATCGGTTCACGGTCTTGCGTGACGGTAAATTCGTTGGCACATACGATAAAGAGGAGTTGAACGAGGAGAAGTTAATTCACCTGATGGTCGGCCGCAAGCTGGAAAGCATGGAGAGAGAAGAACATGCCTGCGGCGAGGCGCTATTACATGTAAGCGGTTTATCGAAAAAAGGGAACTTCAAGAATATATCATTTACGCTGCACCGGGGCGAGATTGTGGCGATGACAGGCCTTGTCGGATCGGGACGGACGGAAGTGGCGCATGCGCTCTTCGGTCTGCAGAGCGTTGATAGCGGTACCATCATGTTGGGTGGACAGCCCGTGCACATGACCTCGACGGTGAAAGCGGTGAAGCACGGCATTGCTTATGTGCCGGAGAGCAGGCAGAAGGAAGGGCTTGTGCTTCAGCAATCGATTGTGCGCAACACCTCGCTTACGATATTGAAAAGCTTGACGAACGCCTTCGGAAGCATTCAGGAGAAGCGCGAGCTGGAATTGGCGCAGCAATACATTGAATCGCTTGATATCAGACCGAATCTGCCGTTCCTTGATACCGGGAACATGTCTGGGGGCAACCAGCAGAAGGTCGTCATCGCGAAGTGGCTGGCGTCGAATCCGAAAATATTGATCGTTGACGAACCGACGAATGGCATCGATATCGGGGCGAAGCGCGAAATTCATAAATTGCTGCGCCAGCTTGCCCGGGAAGGCATGGCGATTCTCGTCATATCCTCTGACCTGTCCGAAGTGCTGGCCGTCAGCGATCGCATTCTCGTGATGCGCAAAGGGACGATCGCCGGAGAGTTACCGCATCGGGAAGCAACCCAAGAGAAAATTATGAACCTTGCGTTGTTGGGAACGCACATCCACGAGCCCGCAGACCCCAATGAAATGAAGCAAGGAGATGAGATATTCATATGA
- a CDS encoding autoinducer 2 ABC transporter substrate-binding protein, whose translation MKKGKLSMLLSIVLVVGMLAGCGAAKTENAGSTDASGSGNETAASGKLKIAIVPKLIGIPYFNASEQGAKQAGEDLGVEVIYTGPTQADAAQQVKVIEDLISKKVDVIAVAPNDPAALTPVLKKAKAQGIKVMDWDTKADPSVVDLSIQQVDDEVYGRHMADLLVKAMGKEQGNVAIVTGGLSAQNLNTWIDWSLKQIQEKYPNLNIIGEKIGTDEKQQVAYQKTLDLLKANPDLDGILAYSTVAPLGAAQAIQEKGLQDKVSLIGVALPTDSKPFLEDGSLDTATLWNPVNLGYLTVAAGKELAEGKTITNGQDIPNIGTVEVKEDGKTIILGPPADFTKENAGDYNF comes from the coding sequence ATGAAAAAAGGAAAATTGTCCATGTTGCTCTCGATTGTGTTAGTCGTCGGCATGCTAGCGGGTTGTGGCGCGGCAAAAACAGAGAACGCCGGATCAACCGACGCATCAGGCTCAGGAAATGAAACGGCCGCTTCCGGAAAATTGAAAATCGCGATCGTGCCGAAGCTTATCGGCATCCCTTACTTCAACGCATCGGAGCAAGGCGCGAAGCAAGCAGGCGAAGATCTGGGCGTAGAGGTCATCTATACCGGCCCGACGCAAGCGGATGCCGCACAGCAAGTCAAAGTGATCGAAGATTTGATCTCCAAGAAAGTGGATGTTATAGCAGTCGCTCCCAATGATCCGGCTGCGCTGACTCCTGTGTTGAAAAAAGCAAAGGCACAAGGCATTAAGGTGATGGATTGGGATACGAAGGCGGACCCATCGGTCGTGGATCTCTCGATTCAGCAGGTGGATGATGAAGTCTACGGACGCCATATGGCCGATCTGCTGGTGAAGGCCATGGGGAAAGAGCAAGGGAACGTAGCGATTGTTACCGGCGGCCTGTCCGCGCAGAACTTGAATACGTGGATTGATTGGTCGCTGAAGCAAATTCAAGAGAAATATCCGAACCTCAACATTATTGGCGAGAAAATCGGCACCGATGAAAAGCAGCAGGTCGCTTATCAGAAAACATTGGACTTGCTCAAAGCGAACCCGGATCTTGACGGCATTCTTGCTTACTCGACGGTAGCCCCGCTCGGTGCGGCGCAGGCGATTCAGGAGAAAGGCCTGCAGGATAAAGTGTCCTTGATCGGCGTCGCGCTGCCGACCGATTCCAAGCCATTCCTGGAAGACGGCTCACTCGATACGGCGACGCTGTGGAATCCGGTCAATCTGGGCTACTTGACGGTCGCGGCTGGGAAGGAGCTGGCAGAAGGCAAGACGATTACGAACGGTCAAGATATTCCGAATATCGGCACAGTGGAAGTCAAAGAAGACGGCAAGACGATTATTCTTGGACCTCCTGCCGATTTCACGAAGGAAAATGCGGGAGACTACAATTTCTAA